TCCCTCATGAAGCAGTTGGGCACCAACGCCTACCGCATGTCGATCGCCTGGCCGCGCATCGTCCCCGACGGCTCCGGACCGGTCAACGCCCGGGGCCTCGACTTCTACGACAAGGTGGTCGACGGGCTCCTGGAGGCCGGCATCACCCCCTCGGTGACCCTCTACCACTGGGACCTCCCGCAGGCCCTGCAGGACCGCGGCGGCTGGACCGTCCGCGAGACCGCCGAGCACCTGGCCACCTACACCTCCGCCGTCGCGGAACGGCTCGGCGACCGCGTCACCCAGTGGGCCACCCTCAACGAACCGCTCTGCTCGGGCTGGATCGGCCACCTCGAAGGCCGCATGGCCCCCGGCCTGAGCGACCTGACCGCCGCCGTCCGCGCCTCCTACCACCTCCTGCTGGGCCACGGCCTGGCCGCGCAGGCCATCCGTGCCGCAGCACCCGGCGCGCAGATCGGCCTCGTCACCAACCACTCCACGGTGGTCCCCGCCTCCGACAGCCCCGAGGACATCGCCGCCGCCGTCCGCATGGACGGACACACCAACCGCTGGTGGCTCGACCCCGTCTACGGACGCGGCTTCCCCACCGACATGCGGGAGCTGTACGGCGTGGAGCTGCCCGAGCGCCCCGGCGACCTGGAGACCATCGCCGCGCCCCTCGACTGGCACGGCCTCAACTACTACTTCCCCGCCACCGTCACCGACGACGCCCTCGGCCCGGTCCCGTTCGCCCGCGAAGTCCGCCTCCCGGACGTACCGCGCACCGGCCTGGACTGGCAGATCGACGCCAACGGCATCGAATCGCTGCTGCTGCGCCTCACCAACGACTACGGCGTCCAGAAGCTCTACGTCACCGAGAACGGCTCCGCGTTCCCCGACACCGTCGGCCCCGACGGCGCGGTCGACGACCCCGAGCGCACCGCCTACCTGGAACAGCACCTGGCAGCCTGCGCCCGCGCCGTCCACCAAGGCGCCCCGCTGGCCGGCTACTACGCCTGGTCCCTGCTGGACAACTTCGAGTGGGCCTACGGCTACGACAAGCGCTTCGGCCTGGTCCACGTCGACTACGCGACCCAGCAGCGCACCGTGAAGACCAGCGGCCGCCGCTA
This genomic interval from Streptomyces sp. NBC_00193 contains the following:
- a CDS encoding GH1 family beta-glucosidase is translated as MSDSIDLGAFPQDFAWGTATSAYQIEGAVKEDGRGPSIWDTFSHTPGKIDNGDTGDEACDHYHRWPEDISLMKQLGTNAYRMSIAWPRIVPDGSGPVNARGLDFYDKVVDGLLEAGITPSVTLYHWDLPQALQDRGGWTVRETAEHLATYTSAVAERLGDRVTQWATLNEPLCSGWIGHLEGRMAPGLSDLTAAVRASYHLLLGHGLAAQAIRAAAPGAQIGLVTNHSTVVPASDSPEDIAAAVRMDGHTNRWWLDPVYGRGFPTDMRELYGVELPERPGDLETIAAPLDWHGLNYYFPATVTDDALGPVPFAREVRLPDVPRTGLDWQIDANGIESLLLRLTNDYGVQKLYVTENGSAFPDTVGPDGAVDDPERTAYLEQHLAACARAVHQGAPLAGYYAWSLLDNFEWAYGYDKRFGLVHVDYATQQRTVKTSGRRYAGIVRSHRELHA